A single genomic interval of Alteromonas sp. BL110 harbors:
- a CDS encoding TIGR02444 family protein: protein MPAPNIKSSVFWEYSVSRYTKGDMAPLALLLQDNHKVNVNVLLLICWCLENNVIINLPQLKSVIAASATTEEKLKQHREKRKAASPEKGGEQTAYDALKAQELELERQQQQDIVASFNEQAVTHLGQQASPANIFNASIAAFINAYELRDNNEARQLVSLVVNQLS from the coding sequence ATGCCAGCGCCTAATATCAAAAGCAGTGTGTTTTGGGAATACAGCGTGTCTCGCTACACCAAAGGCGATATGGCACCGCTCGCGCTTCTACTTCAAGACAACCACAAGGTGAATGTGAACGTTCTCTTGCTGATTTGCTGGTGTTTAGAGAATAATGTCATTATTAATTTACCTCAGCTTAAATCGGTTATAGCGGCATCAGCGACCACTGAAGAAAAGCTAAAACAGCATCGTGAGAAGCGCAAAGCAGCAAGTCCTGAAAAAGGTGGTGAGCAAACAGCCTACGATGCGCTTAAAGCGCAAGAATTAGAGCTCGAAAGACAACAGCAGCAAGATATCGTTGCGTCTTTTAATGAGCAGGCGGTTACGCACTTGGGTCAGCAGGCCTCGCCAGCGAATATATTTAACGCGTCTATCGCTGCGTTCATTAATGCATACGAGTTACGCGACAACAACGAGGCGCGCCAGTTAGTGAGCCTTGTGGTTAATCAATTATCGTAA
- a CDS encoding hydrolase, which translates to MSKSALSHGKIIKSSFKVPGWAKNRHVQTIWPRFIQKRLPLSYNMERLTLPDDDFVDVAWGPKPQETSGIVVMFHGLEGSIKSHYANDMMAQLSVNGWQVVMMHYRGCSGVPNLKARAYHSGETEDPSFFLEWLHDKFPRIPKVAIGFSLGGNMLLKLLGENPAQKWLKAAVAISSPLKLSECAKSINQGFSRVYQKYLLTSMKDTLRKKMEYIDYRKLIQLTKSDVEGITSFTQFDEKITAPLHGFADAQDYYEKCSAYHFLSAIHCPTLVLHSIDDPFMNHLIVPKEEELARNVTVELSERGGHVGFMQGSVLNPKVWLHERVKRFVSEALPVNSTCGYVSR; encoded by the coding sequence ATGAGCAAATCAGCGCTATCGCATGGAAAGATAATAAAAAGTAGCTTTAAAGTGCCAGGATGGGCAAAGAACCGACATGTGCAAACCATATGGCCGCGTTTTATTCAAAAGCGTTTACCCCTTTCTTACAATATGGAGCGTTTAACCTTACCGGATGACGATTTTGTTGACGTAGCATGGGGCCCCAAACCACAAGAGACATCAGGGATAGTGGTGATGTTTCACGGGTTGGAGGGCAGCATCAAGTCGCATTATGCGAACGATATGATGGCCCAACTGTCTGTGAATGGTTGGCAGGTGGTAATGATGCATTATCGCGGCTGTAGCGGTGTGCCAAATCTAAAAGCGCGCGCTTATCACAGTGGCGAAACAGAAGACCCCAGTTTTTTCTTAGAGTGGCTGCACGATAAATTTCCTCGTATTCCCAAAGTAGCTATTGGCTTTTCGCTTGGCGGTAATATGCTGTTGAAACTGTTGGGTGAAAACCCGGCACAAAAGTGGCTGAAGGCGGCTGTTGCCATCTCTTCTCCACTTAAATTATCCGAGTGCGCAAAGTCAATTAATCAGGGGTTTTCGCGGGTATACCAAAAGTATTTACTTACTAGCATGAAAGATACTTTGCGTAAGAAGATGGAATACATTGATTATCGTAAGCTTATTCAGCTTACAAAAAGTGATGTAGAAGGCATTACTAGCTTTACTCAATTTGACGAAAAGATCACGGCTCCCCTGCACGGTTTTGCAGATGCGCAAGACTATTATGAAAAGTGTAGCGCGTATCACTTTTTAAGCGCCATCCACTGCCCAACGTTAGTATTGCATAGCATCGATGACCCCTTCATGAACCACTTAATTGTGCCAAAAGAAGAGGAGCTTGCGCGTAACGTCACCGTAGAGTTGAGCGAACGCGGCGGTCATGTTGGCTTCATGCAAGGCTCTGTATTAAACCCGAAGGTTTGGCTGCACGAGCGCGTCAAACGCTTTGTTAGCGAAGCCTTACCGGTAAACTCAACCTGTGGTTATGTTAGCCGCTAA
- a CDS encoding YheU family protein gives MIIPIDALEADTLYSLAEAFVLREGTDYGAEEVELEVKVQQVLDRLKSGEAVLVYSELHESVDIKRKEDIEPSDTAE, from the coding sequence ATGATAATTCCCATCGACGCGTTAGAAGCCGATACGCTTTATAGCTTGGCTGAAGCTTTTGTACTACGCGAAGGCACAGACTATGGCGCTGAGGAAGTTGAGCTAGAAGTAAAAGTTCAGCAGGTGCTAGACAGGCTAAAGTCGGGCGAGGCAGTACTTGTATACTCAGAGCTTCACGAAAGTGTGGATATAAAAAGAAAAGAAGATATTGAGCCCAGCGACACGGCTGAATAG
- a CDS encoding outer membrane beta-barrel protein, translating into MRKSITLIAAALTAATIPLTAMADKPDWRYVEGGYTKMDFDDNESFEPDGLTVNGKYLLNSNWYLNGEYSFFEEGNFDFDMLTLGAGYRLPVNATTDAYFGANLERVDGDIDDETGYSINAGLRSMITEQVELAGEVGYYDVDDGEATFKVGANYYITPQWAVGANYKIIDDLDIMQVTARYAF; encoded by the coding sequence ATGCGTAAATCAATCACACTTATTGCAGCGGCACTTACTGCGGCAACAATTCCTCTTACAGCAATGGCCGACAAGCCAGACTGGCGCTACGTAGAAGGTGGTTACACCAAAATGGACTTTGACGACAACGAGTCTTTCGAGCCAGACGGCCTAACCGTTAATGGTAAGTACCTTTTAAACAGCAACTGGTACTTAAACGGCGAGTACAGCTTCTTTGAAGAAGGTAATTTCGACTTCGATATGCTTACCCTAGGTGCAGGTTACCGCTTACCAGTAAACGCTACGACAGATGCCTATTTTGGCGCTAACCTAGAGCGTGTTGATGGTGACATAGATGATGAGACAGGTTACAGCATTAATGCAGGTCTTCGCTCGATGATTACAGAACAGGTAGAGCTTGCTGGTGAAGTAGGCTATTACGATGTAGACGACGGTGAAGCGACATTCAAAGTAGGCGCTAACTACTACATCACGCCTCAATGGGCTGTTGGTGCAAACTATAAAATCATTGATGATTTAGACATTATGCAGGTAACTGCACGCTACGCTTTTTAA